In the Syntrophus aciditrophicus SB genome, TCCATCGTTCTCGCTCCCGAATCCGCCATCCTTTTCGCCATCAAGCAGCTTTATGAACACGACCGCAGCACAGTGGAGGCCTTTGTCCAGACCTTCATGGATGACTCCTATGACCGGATTCTTTCAGAAATCGAAGAAACGGGGGATATTCTGGATGATGCGCACGAAGCGCCCATGATCCAGCTGGTCAACCTGATTCTCTCCCGGGCGATCCGGGACCGGGCCAGTGATATTCACATCGAACCCTATCAGAATTCCCTGAAGATCCGGTATCGAATCGATGGAATGCTCAGCATTGCCATGGACCTGCCGCGCAAGGTGCACGCCGCCCTCGTTTCCCGTATCAAAATCATGGCCAGACTGGATATCGCGGAAAAGCGGCTTCCCCAGGATGGCCGTATCGATGCCAGGATCGGGAACCGAAGCGTGGATGTTCGAGTTTCCGTACTGCCGACGGCCTTCGGCGAACGTCTGGTTCTGCGCCTGCTGGACAAGACGCGCGCGCTGCTGCAATTGCCCGATCTTGGGTTCAATCCGCAAACAATAGGAATTTTCAACCGTCTGATTTCATCCCCCTATGGGATTATTCTGGTAACCGGACCAACGGGAAGCGGCAAAACGACAACCCTTTACGCCCTCCTTTCCAATCTCAACAATTCGGAAATCAACATCATCACCATCGAAGACCCCATTGAATATCAGATTGACGGCATCGCCCAGATTCAGATCAACCCGAAAATTGATCTCTCGTTCGCCAACGGTCTGCGTTCCATCGTCCGGCAGGACCCCGATGTCATTCTTGTGGGAGAAGTCAGGGATAAAGAAACAGCGGAAATAGCCATTCAATCGTCGCTTACCGGTCACCTGGTCCTCTCCACGCTCCATACCAACGATGCCGCCAGTGCGGTGACCCGCCTGATTGACATGGAAATCGAACCTTTTCTCATTACCTCATCGGTAATCGCCATCGTTGCTCAGCGGCTGGTCCGTGTCCTCTGCCCGCAGTGCAGACAGCCCTATATCCCGGACAGACAATCTTTAACCAATATCGGCCTGTCTCCGGAAATGGCGGAGAACGCGACGATTTACAGAAAGGGCGGCTGTTCAGCCTGCATGAACACCGGCTACCACGGCAGAACAGCCATTATGGAACTCATGGTGATGGAGGAATCGCTGAAGCACATGATCCTGAAAACATCGGATTCCAACGCGATTCACCAGGAAGCCGTGGAATGCGGGATGCTGCCTCTGCTCCAGGACGGCGCCCACAAGGTTCTGGAAGGGATCACAACCATAGAAGAAGTACTCCGGGTCACACGCGTTTTGAAAACCCGCTCACGCAAGCGGACGGCCTCTCATCCCGGTGCATGAAGAAATACCCCTTTTGCTCAGTTATTCCAGTTTCAGATCAGAGATGATATCGAGGCGACAAGGCAGAGGCGCACAGACGTGCCGAAGCGCACGTCGAGGAGCCGACAGCGAAGCCATCGAATGACGCTCTTTGATGTGTAACCGGAACAAAAGATATCAGACGGAAAGACACAGACCAAAATACCATGCCTTTTTACGAATATACCGCCAGGAACCGCAGCGGCGAACAGATCAGCGGAACGCTGGAAGCGCCCAGTGCCACCGCTGCCAGACAGAAATTGCGGGAAGCCTTTATCTTCCCCATGGAGTGCAGGGAGGCCAGGATCGGCGCACAGGCCCAGGAGCCCCTGTCCCGGAAGCCATTGCCCTTTGTCAAACCGGTGAATCCCGGCGAGCTGTCGGTGACAACCCGACATCTGGCAACCCTTCTTTCCGCAGGCATGCCCCTTGTGCAGGCTCTGAATATCCTCGTGACGCAAACGGACAACCAGGCCCTGCAATCCATCCTTTCGCAGATCCGGAAGGATGTGGTCGAAGGAATCAGTCTTTCCGCCGGCATGTCCTCTTTCCCTCGTGTCTTCTCTTCCTTTTATATCAGCATGGTCAGAGCGGGGGAGGCTTCCGGAACCTTGCCCGTCGTGCTTGAACGGCTCGCCGATTACAGCGAAAAACAGCAGGAGTTTGCACGAAAAATCAAGGCCGCTCTCGCTTATCCGATCCTGATGTTTCTTTTCGGCGCACTGATCCTTTTTTTTCTCATCACCTTCGTGATTCCAAACATTACGGAGGTTTTTGAAGAGATGAACCAGTCCTTGCCGACGATAACAACCCTGCTGATCTCTTTCAGCGGATTTCTCCACGATGCCTGGTGGCTTCTTCTCCTTCTTGCCGCCGCCGTTGCCGGCCTTGGTCGTTATGCAATTACCCGGACCGATCGGGGAAAGCGTCTATGGAGCATTATGCTTCTCCGTATCCCCTTTTTCGGTAAAATGAATCGCGAAATGGCGATGGCGCGATTTGCCTCCACCCTGGGGACCCTGCTGCAGAACGGCGTCCCCCTGCTTACGGCGCTGGAAATTTCCCGTCACATCGCGAGAAACCTTCTCATCGCCGAGGCCATTGAAAACGCCGGAGTGGAAATCAAGGAAGGCCAGGGACTTTCCGTCGCCCTTGCCCGCAGCGGTCTGTTCCCGCGGATGGCCACGGAAATGATCGCCATCGGTGAACAAAGCGGCCGGCTGGAAGAAATGCTTTCCCGAATCGCCGACAGCTATGAAAAAGAAACGTCTGCCGGCCTGGCCTTTTTCATGTCCCTGCTGGAACCTTTGATGATCCTGATTATGGGACTTCTCGTCGGATTTGTTGTGATCTCCGTCCTGCTGCCCATTTTTGAAATGAACCAGCTCGTGAAATAAAATTTCCAGACAAATCCCTCATCACATAACGCAACGCAAGGAGTAAGATGATGTATAAAACTAAAAAAAACAACAAAGGGTTTACCCTGATCGAACTGATGGTGGTCCTGGTGATCCTCGGGATCCTCGCGGGACTGATCGTTCCCCGGATGATGGGCAGGACCGAGGATGCCAAACGGGTAAAAACCCGTCTGCAGATCGATGGTTTGGGGGCGGCGCTGAAGCTCTACAAGCTGGACAACGGCGTTTATCCGACTACTGAGCAGGGGCTGGAAGCCCTGGTTGCCTCTCCAAAAACGGGGACGCCTCCCCGAGCCTGGCGGGAGGGAGGATATCTGGAAAAGAAAAAAATCCCTTCCGACGGCTGGGGCAATCCCTTTGTCTACGTAGAGCCGGGGGTTCACGGGGAATATGATCTGAGCTCCAATGGGGCCGACGGGGAACCAGGAGGTGAAGGAAAAAACCAGGACGTGAACAGTTGGGAAGATGAATAACCGGGCTTACACCCTCATCGAGCTGATTGTCGTCATGAGTTTGATCAGCACTCTGCTGGTACTCGCCATTCCTTCTCTGAAGGACACGATGGCGGCGCATCCCGTCCGGTCGGAAGCACGGAAGCTGGCGGACTGCATCGGCGAGACCCGAAACCGGGCCGTACGGGAACAGGTTGATTATGTTCTTCATGTTGATCTTGATAAGGGCCGCTTCAGGGCATCCCGCACATCCGATCCTGTCGAGATGCAGCAACAGTCCGGAATCCGGTCATGGGCGCTGCCCGAAGGCATCCGGATCACCGGCATCCACAGCGGAAACGGAGAAATGCAGAAGGCGGGCGAAGCCACCGTCCTTTTGTCCGGACAGGGGTACGCTCAACCGGCCGTTATCCATCTCCGCCGGGATGACTGTGCCGTAAGTCTGACCATCAGCCCCTTCCTGAGTGAGCTTGAAATCCGTGATGAGCCTGCTGAAGATCTGGAGTGAAGCCGGTCAGACCATGATGAAAACGGAAAAAAGACAAAAGGGGTTTACCCTGATAGAGATGATGATCGCTTTGACGGTCCTGGCTCTCGTCGTTGCGGCGGTTTCCCACGCTTTGGCACAGAGCCTCGCCATGGCTCACCGGATCAAAAAGGATACAACGCTGTCTCTGCTGGCACAGAGCAAAATGGCGGAGATCGAGGCGGCAAAGGAAGGCGCCGCTTCGGATCATGGAAATTTCGGCGGCAACTTTTCCCAATATGGGTGGCAGGTTTCCGTCCGGGGAAGCGGCATCTCGACCCTGAAGAAGGTGGAGGTGACGGTTTTGGATACCCTTTCGGAAAAACGCGAAAGTTTCCGTCTCACCAGCCTCCAGTACAGGGAGGAATCCCCATGAGGCATCCTCCGGAAACAAGTAAAAACGGCGGAGAGGCGGGGTTCACGCTCTTCGAGATTCTAGTCGCACTTTTTATCCTTACGCTTATTTTTTCCGTCCTTTTTGCCTCTTATTCAGGAACGTTGAAAGTGACCCGCGACTGGGAAGATACCGGGAGGGTCTTCAGTATGGCCAGAAGCTCCATGGAACGCATGATGAAGGATATTGAATCCGCTTATCCCTCGGGGCAGACGTGTCCCTTTATTCTGGAGCAGGAGGTCATCAGAGAAAAGCCTTTCCCCCGCTTGAGCTTCCATTCCTTAAGCCGGACGAATCCGGAGGGGCCGGAAACACCGCCGGCGGGGATCAGCAACATTACCTATTCCGTAAGACTGAATTCGGAAAAAGGAGATTATGAACTTGCCCGAAGTGAAACTTCGGACAGCGACGATATCGCGGGATCGGATTTCGTGATCTGCCGCGGCCTTTCCTCTATCACTTATCGATTCTACGACCGCGCCGGCAGAGACATATCCGATACCTTCTGCTCCTCCGATCAGAAGAGTCCCCCTGCCAGTGTCGTTCTGGAACTCACACTGGTCAATCCTGAGGATGAGAGCAAGCCGTTTCACTTCATGACCCGAGTCCATCCAGCCAACATGAGTCCGCAGGAGTCCTGAACATGGCAAAGATGATTAAAAAATCGGGGCAACGAGGAATCGCCCTGATTGTTGTCCTCTGCATGACTTCGATCATGGTGGCCGCCGCGGTTCAAATGATTTCCCAGACCCGGCGGGAGATCACCGAAACGACGAATCTCAGGGACGGCCTGCAGGCGCTGTATCTGGCCCGGTCGGGAGTCGCTTTCAGCGAAGCCAGCCTCAATGCGGAGAAGACTAACTATGACGGGCTGGATCAGCCCTGGGCGGATGCGAAAACCTGGTCGGCCAGATTTAATGCCTTGATCGAGGAAGGTCAAAGCTATATCGTCATTGAGGATGAAACGGGAAAGATTCCGATCAATTTCCTGATCAATAAGGATGGCGCGGAGAACGCGGAAATCCGAAATCTGCTGGTCCGCTTTCTGAACTTGCCGGAATGGAACCTGACGGAAGAACAGAGTGGAATCATTGTCGATTCGATAAAAGACTGGATGATATCGAATTCCCAGCCGTCGGAAGGTTCAGATTCTTCCGACACGGAATCAGAGCCCCAGAGGAAAGGTCCATTTCGATTTCCGGAAGAGATTCTGAAAACCGGCGCCGTGTCCCGGGATCTTCTCTATGGAACGGCGGGGAAACCAGGACTATGTGCTTATGTCACCCTTTACGGCAAGGGAAAAATCAACATCAACACGGCGCCCGGACCGGTTCTGATGGCTCTCTTTCCGGGGATCAGCAAGGACACGCTGGAGCAGATCGATTTCTCCAGGCGCAGGGGGGAGGCTAAACTCGATGACCCGGCCTGGTACAGACAGGTTATCGGCACATCCGGCCTGAATCCGGCTTCGGAACTGATCATGACCAGAAGTGAAGCATTCCGGATCACCTCCACCGGCGTGCTGGGAAGCTGTCGAAGAACCGTAACGGGAATCTTGGAAAAGGACGGAAAATCGGAGAAGTTCAAGCTCCGGTTTCTGTATGGAAATTCATGAATAAGAAAACCATTGGCATTGATATCGGTACCGCCTGTTTAAAGGCGGTTTCATTGACCTTCGACTACAAAAGCAGGAAAAGTATCGCGGCATCCGCTCTGATCGACCTGGATGCTGCCGATGGCCTGGAACAGGCTCTGCAGAAACTTTTCACGGACAAGCATTTTAAAGAAGGGGAATGCGTCTTTTCCATTCCAGCGGGCTCCTGTTCGTTTCGCAATCTTTCCCTTCCATTCACTGAAGAAAAGACGATCGATGAGATCATCACATATGAAATGGAGCCTCACATTCCGGATCCCATCGAAACCGTTCTGGTCGATTCTCTGCCGCCTCGTCACACCCCCGAATCGACAACGGTTCTGGCTGCCGCGGCCAGAAAGCAGGATGTTCAGGAGCGCGTGCGCTATGCGGCCGGCATCGGCATGGCTGTTGTCGACACGGACGCTGTTCCCATCGCTATGAATCTTCTGGAAAAGAATATCCCCAATGCTTCCGGGATTCTTCTGGATATCGGCGCACATGCTTCCGTTGCCGTTTTCTTTCAGAGCGGCTCCATCGTTCACGTCAGATCCTTTCCCTGGGGGATCGCGGACTCTCCCGGAACATTCGGGTTTCTTCCGCATTCCGACCCCGATGAGAACAGGAAAAGCCCAGCCGCAGAAAAGGACGGGGAGTTGCAGAACCAGGATAGAAAAGAACGGAAACGATTTGAGTTTTGCAGACAGATCGCCGATACGCTGCAATTCCTCGCGGAAAACAGTCTTCTCGAAGAAATGCCCTCCCGCATTTACCTGACCGGAGGCGGCGCGCTGAGCGCGACCCTGCGGGAGGACCTGGAAAAGTTCTTCAAAACTCCGGTAGAGGTTGTCGACCTGCTCAAAATGAAGGGCATTCCTCTTCCGGGGAAGAACCGACTCTCCTGGAACGCGCCTCTCATGAATCAGGCTCTGGCCCTCGCCCTTCGAGGCGGCAACGGATCGGCGGGTTTCAATTTCAATAAGACCGAAAAAGCCGTCACAAATGCAAGAAACGGGATGAAGAGTCAACTCCGGTGGACCGCTCTGATGGCGGTTATCCTGTTCTTTGCCCTGGGAAGCAACCTGGCCGCCGGATATTACGCGGACAGCAGGAAACTTCGCCATCTCAAGGAAGAAACCACGAAAACCTTTAAAAACTGCTGTCCGGAAGTCACCCGGATCGTCGATCCGGTTCGTCAGTTACAGCAGAAGATCATTGAAGCCCGGGGGTTTTCCAGGGGAGCGGAACAGGGCTCACTTTTCCTCGACTCCTGGAAAAAAGCGATGGACACATTGCCCGAGGCGTCCGGGATTGTGATCAGGGAACTCAGCTATAATCAGATCGTCCTGGAAATCTCCGGAGAGGCGTCCGACTTCCAGGCCGTCACCCGCTGGAAAGGCGAACTGGAAAAATCCCGATCCTTCTCCAACATCCAGATGCAGTTTGGCAGCGGCACGAACAAAGACGCGAAAAAAACGTTCAAATTAAGGATGACCCATGTTCTTTAAAACTTTTATGCCATACTGGTCCGGTCTGCGGCAGCGGGAGCGAATCGTCCTGGGCGGAGGGTTGATCTGCCTTTTTCTGCTCCTGCTTACTCATTTTATTCTCCTGCCCTTTTTCGAAGCAAGGGACAAAATGACCCGTTCGATTGCCCGGCAGGAAAAGGTTCTTCAGGAACTGACCGAACTGAAAGCGCAATACCAGAGCCTCAAGGGAGGAACCGATGTCCTCCGGCAGGTGATGGAAAGGAGAAGTCCCGATTTTACCATGGCTTCTCACCTGGATCGGATCATTAACGAAACGGATATGAAATCATGCATTCAGGATTTTCAATCCACGAAATCCCAGGCCGGCGAAGGATACGATTTAATCCGGACAGAGATTAAAATCGCCCGGGTCACAATGGATCAGCTCATTCAATTTCTTTATCTCGCGGAATCACCGGAATACGGAATCTGGATAGAGCAGATATCCATTGCCGGAGGCCCTGCGGAAACCGGGTTTTTAAGCGCCACCCTGGCTCTGAAAACTTATGAAAAAACGCCTTCGATATAAGGAGGAGTCGGAAATCCGTCTCTTCTGCTGAAAACGCCCACTTCATACGGATTGTCGACGAATTCGGAGAAAAGACCTGAAGCCGTCGCAAAGAGGTATTCAATGTTTAAAACTTTTAACTTATCACATTTCATAAAAGGGAATCCGGGACGGGTTTATCGCATTCTAACCCTCGTCCTGGTTGGCGGGACCGTTCTCTGGACGGCATGGAATCTGATTTACAAACTGGGAGCCCCTTTTCCGGGCAAAAAATCACTCCCTCCTGCCCGGCAATCGTCACCCGTAAAGGTCACAATGGAACCGGCAGCCCCGGCTCAACCCCTTTCGGCTTATTCATCCATCGCGGAAAAGAATCCCTTCGGTATGATTTCCGCGCCTCCCGGCGGACAGAACGCTGAGGGTCCCCCGCAACCCCCTCCACTGGAACTCGTGGGAACCATCGCTTTCGGGAATACAACGGGATTTGCCGTTCTGAAAGAGGCGGGTCAGGACAACAAGAAGGTTTACAAGATTGGGGATGCCATCAGTGGAGGAAGGACCCTGGTCCAGGTGAGCAGAAACATGGTCGTTTTCAAAAAGGGAGAAGCGATGGAAACGATTCATGCCCGAACGGTCCCTCTGCAATCTTTAACCCTTCAGCAGGGAGATAGCGAGGTTCAGGAGAAACTGGTCGCCCGGAACGAAATGATGAAAAACCTCAACAATGTGATTGACGAGAATCTGATCCGCCCTCATTTTACCGATGGGAAAATGGATGGATTTGTGATCGGCAACGTTCCGCCCGACAGTCCCCTCAAGGCCAGGGGATTCGAAAGCGGTGATCTGCTGCAGGGCATCAACAACAAACCCATCAAGGAACCCGATGATGTTTTCCTGCTTCAGTCCCTGAAGAATGATTCCGGAAAGGTCACTTACAACATCAAGAGGCAGGGGCGATCCATGGTGCTGAGCACGCCTTAAGAAGAGGAAACGGAAGCACCCTGGTTCCTGCAGACGTTCATCTCCCGGCAAACTCCGGGAACTGTCCGGAGCTTTCCCCCCGGGAGAGGCTCCGGAATTTTTTATTGCTTTTCCCGGTACAGGCTGTATATAAGGCAGCATGAGCCTGCGATTCCCTATGCGTGGGTTAAAAATATCGGCGGATTTTTCAGGAAAAAGAACAGCCCCCTCGGCAGAATCCAAAAGGAGCCTTTCGTTTATGCCCGGTGTTTTTGAAATCAGCATTGAAGAGCAGTTTTCAGCGGCCCATGCACTGCGGAACTATCCCGGAAACTGTGAACACCTTCATGGTCATAACTGGGCCGTCGAGGTCACCGTCGAGTGCGAGGAGTTGAATGAAATCGGAATCGGCATCGATTTCCGGGAGGTCAAGCAATCCGTGCGGGAGGCTCTGCATCGCCTGGATCATGTCAACCTGAATGAACTGCCGCAGTTCTGCGACATCAACCCCTCATCGGAAAACATCGCCCGTCATCTCTACAACGAACTGAGTCGGAAACTGAATACGGAAAAGATCAGGGTCTCACGGGTCAGGGTTTCCGAAACGCCGACAAGCAAAGCCTCTTACCGGGAGATATGAGGTGCCCCTGAAGGTCAACGAGATTTTCTACAGCATTCAGGGAGAATCCTCCTTTATCGGCATTCCCTGCGTTTTCGTCCGGCTGACCGGCTGCAATCTCCGCTGCTCCTACTGCGACACCCGTTACGCCTACGAGGAAGGAACGCTGTGGGACATCCCCGACATTCTCGACCGGATATCCTCTTATCATTGTCCTCTCGTGGAAATCACGGGAGGGGAACCCCTGATCCAGAAGGAAACACCCCTTCTGATCCGCGATCTGCTGGACAGAGGATGCCATGTTCTGCTGGAAACCAATGGATCGAGACCCATTCGTACAATCGATGAACGCTGTGTACGGATTGTGGATATCAAATGCCCCTCCAGTGGGGAAAGCCGGAGCAACGATTACCGCAACCTGGATGATCTCACCG is a window encoding:
- the queD gene encoding 6-carboxytetrahydropterin synthase QueD, which produces MPGVFEISIEEQFSAAHALRNYPGNCEHLHGHNWAVEVTVECEELNEIGIGIDFREVKQSVREALHRLDHVNLNELPQFCDINPSSENIARHLYNELSRKLNTEKIRVSRVRVSETPTSKASYREI
- a CDS encoding radical SAM protein, which produces MPLKVNEIFYSIQGESSFIGIPCVFVRLTGCNLRCSYCDTRYAYEEGTLWDIPDILDRISSYHCPLVEITGGEPLIQKETPLLIRDLLDRGCHVLLETNGSRPIRTIDERCVRIVDIKCPSSGESRSNDYRNLDDLTGQDEIKFVLGERKDYEFAKEILISRNLANRISHPPIFSPVTNSLDPKKLVRWILEDHLPVRFQLQLHKILWGNDVRGV
- a CDS encoding type II secretion system protein N, whose amino-acid sequence is MFKTFNLSHFIKGNPGRVYRILTLVLVGGTVLWTAWNLIYKLGAPFPGKKSLPPARQSSPVKVTMEPAAPAQPLSAYSSIAEKNPFGMISAPPGGQNAEGPPQPPPLELVGTIAFGNTTGFAVLKEAGQDNKKVYKIGDAISGGRTLVQVSRNMVVFKKGEAMETIHARTVPLQSLTLQQGDSEVQEKLVARNEMMKNLNNVIDENLIRPHFTDGKMDGFVIGNVPPDSPLKARGFESGDLLQGINNKPIKEPDDVFLLQSLKNDSGKVTYNIKRQGRSMVLSTP
- the gspF gene encoding type II secretion system inner membrane protein GspF is translated as MPFYEYTARNRSGEQISGTLEAPSATAARQKLREAFIFPMECREARIGAQAQEPLSRKPLPFVKPVNPGELSVTTRHLATLLSAGMPLVQALNILVTQTDNQALQSILSQIRKDVVEGISLSAGMSSFPRVFSSFYISMVRAGEASGTLPVVLERLADYSEKQQEFARKIKAALAYPILMFLFGALILFFLITFVIPNITEVFEEMNQSLPTITTLLISFSGFLHDAWWLLLLLAAAVAGLGRYAITRTDRGKRLWSIMLLRIPFFGKMNREMAMARFASTLGTLLQNGVPLLTALEISRHIARNLLIAEAIENAGVEIKEGQGLSVALARSGLFPRMATEMIAIGEQSGRLEEMLSRIADSYEKETSAGLAFFMSLLEPLMILIMGLLVGFVVISVLLPIFEMNQLVK
- a CDS encoding prepilin-type N-terminal cleavage/methylation domain-containing protein, with translation MNNRAYTLIELIVVMSLISTLLVLAIPSLKDTMAAHPVRSEARKLADCIGETRNRAVREQVDYVLHVDLDKGRFRASRTSDPVEMQQQSGIRSWALPEGIRITGIHSGNGEMQKAGEATVLLSGQGYAQPAVIHLRRDDCAVSLTISPFLSELEIRDEPAEDLE
- a CDS encoding general secretion pathway protein GspK — its product is MAKMIKKSGQRGIALIVVLCMTSIMVAAAVQMISQTRREITETTNLRDGLQALYLARSGVAFSEASLNAEKTNYDGLDQPWADAKTWSARFNALIEEGQSYIVIEDETGKIPINFLINKDGAENAEIRNLLVRFLNLPEWNLTEEQSGIIVDSIKDWMISNSQPSEGSDSSDTESEPQRKGPFRFPEEILKTGAVSRDLLYGTAGKPGLCAYVTLYGKGKININTAPGPVLMALFPGISKDTLEQIDFSRRRGEAKLDDPAWYRQVIGTSGLNPASELIMTRSEAFRITSTGVLGSCRRTVTGILEKDGKSEKFKLRFLYGNS
- a CDS encoding PulJ/GspJ family protein, yielding MRHPPETSKNGGEAGFTLFEILVALFILTLIFSVLFASYSGTLKVTRDWEDTGRVFSMARSSMERMMKDIESAYPSGQTCPFILEQEVIREKPFPRLSFHSLSRTNPEGPETPPAGISNITYSVRLNSEKGDYELARSETSDSDDIAGSDFVICRGLSSITYRFYDRAGRDISDTFCSSDQKSPPASVVLELTLVNPEDESKPFHFMTRVHPANMSPQES
- the gspE gene encoding type II secretion system ATPase GspE; protein product: MTITPELATPHSMDNEVHLNPEEEKIVTQAQALNLPFWREMPTEIAGVGFNGQVPVQFLKRHKIVPLEAHSSTVIAVNNPAFFEPIDDLKRLLQNPDISIVLAPESAILFAIKQLYEHDRSTVEAFVQTFMDDSYDRILSEIEETGDILDDAHEAPMIQLVNLILSRAIRDRASDIHIEPYQNSLKIRYRIDGMLSIAMDLPRKVHAALVSRIKIMARLDIAEKRLPQDGRIDARIGNRSVDVRVSVLPTAFGERLVLRLLDKTRALLQLPDLGFNPQTIGIFNRLISSPYGIILVTGPTGSGKTTTLYALLSNLNNSEINIITIEDPIEYQIDGIAQIQINPKIDLSFANGLRSIVRQDPDVILVGEVRDKETAEIAIQSSLTGHLVLSTLHTNDAASAVTRLIDMEIEPFLITSSVIAIVAQRLVRVLCPQCRQPYIPDRQSLTNIGLSPEMAENATIYRKGGCSACMNTGYHGRTAIMELMVMEESLKHMILKTSDSNAIHQEAVECGMLPLLQDGAHKVLEGITTIEEVLRVTRVLKTRSRKRTASHPGA
- the pilM gene encoding pilus assembly protein PilM, with the translated sequence MNKKTIGIDIGTACLKAVSLTFDYKSRKSIAASALIDLDAADGLEQALQKLFTDKHFKEGECVFSIPAGSCSFRNLSLPFTEEKTIDEIITYEMEPHIPDPIETVLVDSLPPRHTPESTTVLAAAARKQDVQERVRYAAGIGMAVVDTDAVPIAMNLLEKNIPNASGILLDIGAHASVAVFFQSGSIVHVRSFPWGIADSPGTFGFLPHSDPDENRKSPAAEKDGELQNQDRKERKRFEFCRQIADTLQFLAENSLLEEMPSRIYLTGGGALSATLREDLEKFFKTPVEVVDLLKMKGIPLPGKNRLSWNAPLMNQALALALRGGNGSAGFNFNKTEKAVTNARNGMKSQLRWTALMAVILFFALGSNLAAGYYADSRKLRHLKEETTKTFKNCCPEVTRIVDPVRQLQQKIIEARGFSRGAEQGSLFLDSWKKAMDTLPEASGIVIRELSYNQIVLEISGEASDFQAVTRWKGELEKSRSFSNIQMQFGSGTNKDAKKTFKLRMTHVL
- the gspG gene encoding type II secretion system major pseudopilin GspG codes for the protein MYKTKKNNKGFTLIELMVVLVILGILAGLIVPRMMGRTEDAKRVKTRLQIDGLGAALKLYKLDNGVYPTTEQGLEALVASPKTGTPPRAWREGGYLEKKKIPSDGWGNPFVYVEPGVHGEYDLSSNGADGEPGGEGKNQDVNSWEDE
- the gspM gene encoding type II secretion system protein GspM, whose product is MFFKTFMPYWSGLRQRERIVLGGGLICLFLLLLTHFILLPFFEARDKMTRSIARQEKVLQELTELKAQYQSLKGGTDVLRQVMERRSPDFTMASHLDRIINETDMKSCIQDFQSTKSQAGEGYDLIRTEIKIARVTMDQLIQFLYLAESPEYGIWIEQISIAGGPAETGFLSATLALKTYEKTPSI
- a CDS encoding type IV pilus modification PilV family protein; protein product: MMKTEKRQKGFTLIEMMIALTVLALVVAAVSHALAQSLAMAHRIKKDTTLSLLAQSKMAEIEAAKEGAASDHGNFGGNFSQYGWQVSVRGSGISTLKKVEVTVLDTLSEKRESFRLTSLQYREESP